A window of the Rhodoluna limnophila genome harbors these coding sequences:
- a CDS encoding MFS transporter, producing MSKQKRLGLWFAGTSAIFFTRALLFSTFVSRGPEVQEALNLNTAEMGLLSMVFPAGGLAGIMFAGLLVNRFGTRRVNAATYILAGLSFVALGPAVVSGNVFLASVALFFVGLPMAISDFVGNIEGTAVDKASKRSLFPAIHGLFGVGMLTGATLASWLIATGVGLDVSFIAVGVFAGVISVLAGLTFNTNPRQQITSSGISEEKKSSLKVWTEKRSLLIAVIGFSFILAEGAAGVWVPIALTQTGFSGSEAAFAFGVFWIVITIGRLIGGSIVDLMGRRMAVLLSALITSSGILVFMAVEIVALPYLGLVLWGLGMAIGFPMAIASMSDEPTMAPARINMIISVVYISGITVGPALGAVGQVAGLYVAFGIPLVMMLLSAALSGVTRPLAKN from the coding sequence ATGAGTAAACAAAAGCGCCTAGGACTTTGGTTCGCCGGAACATCTGCAATCTTTTTCACTCGTGCACTTTTGTTCTCTACTTTTGTGAGTCGCGGTCCTGAGGTACAGGAAGCTCTGAATCTAAACACTGCCGAGATGGGCTTGCTCAGCATGGTTTTTCCGGCTGGTGGACTGGCCGGAATCATGTTTGCTGGGCTTTTGGTCAACAGGTTTGGCACTCGCAGGGTAAACGCGGCTACTTACATACTGGCCGGCTTGAGTTTTGTTGCTCTGGGCCCGGCCGTGGTTTCGGGCAACGTTTTCTTGGCTTCGGTAGCACTATTTTTTGTCGGCCTCCCAATGGCCATTAGCGACTTCGTTGGCAATATTGAGGGCACCGCAGTAGACAAGGCATCCAAGCGCTCGCTATTCCCAGCAATTCACGGATTATTTGGCGTAGGCATGCTGACCGGCGCCACCTTGGCGAGCTGGTTGATTGCTACCGGAGTTGGACTAGACGTTTCGTTCATCGCAGTTGGTGTTTTCGCGGGTGTGATTTCTGTGCTGGCCGGCCTGACCTTCAACACCAACCCGCGGCAGCAAATTACCTCATCAGGTATTTCTGAGGAGAAAAAGAGCTCACTGAAGGTATGGACTGAGAAGCGCAGCTTGTTGATTGCTGTCATCGGTTTCTCATTCATCTTGGCTGAGGGTGCCGCCGGCGTTTGGGTGCCGATTGCCCTTACCCAGACCGGTTTTAGCGGATCTGAAGCTGCTTTTGCATTTGGTGTTTTCTGGATCGTAATCACAATTGGCCGCCTGATCGGCGGAAGCATTGTTGACCTGATGGGCCGCCGAATGGCTGTTCTGCTATCGGCGTTAATTACCTCATCAGGTATTTTGGTGTTCATGGCGGTCGAGATCGTGGCACTGCCGTATTTGGGTCTGGTTCTGTGGGGCTTGGGCATGGCGATCGGCTTCCCTATGGCTATCGCCTCAATGAGCGACGAGCCAACAATGGCACCAGCGCGAATCAACATGATTATCAGCGTGGTTTACATTTCTGGCATCACAGTGGGCCCAGCTCTCGGCGCAGTCGGTCAGGTTGCCGGGCTTTACGTTGCCTTCGGCATTCCGCTGGTGATGATGTTGCTATCTGCCGCTCTGAGCGGCGTCACTCGCCCACTAGCCAAGAACTAA
- a CDS encoding DUF1905 domain-containing protein, translated as MNIEFEGTVHRWRNNEGIFLVSLPKDLSDEIKEISEGMTNGWGSLKVEARLGSVVWRTSIFPDSKTGCFDLPLKAEVRKKNNIDEGSAVKVQLDVLGF; from the coding sequence ATGAATATTGAGTTTGAAGGCACGGTTCATCGGTGGCGAAATAACGAGGGTATTTTTCTGGTCAGTTTGCCCAAGGATTTGTCAGATGAGATCAAAGAAATTTCAGAGGGCATGACCAACGGTTGGGGGTCTCTGAAAGTGGAGGCCAGGCTGGGGTCAGTTGTTTGGCGCACGTCAATATTTCCTGATTCCAAGACCGGCTGCTTTGACCTGCCTCTCAAAGCTGAGGTGCGAAAAAAGAACAACATCGATGAGGGGTCAGCGGTCAAAGTTCAATTGGATGTTCTTGGTTTCTAA
- a CDS encoding DUF4287 domain-containing protein encodes MTEKVSGPASYFPSIEKKYGHPIEHWMTQLANVPEAKHMEQVAYLKDEFGIGHGHANALVAVYRQKNGL; translated from the coding sequence ATGACTGAAAAAGTTTCCGGCCCAGCAAGCTACTTTCCTTCGATTGAGAAGAAGTACGGACACCCCATCGAACACTGGATGACCCAACTAGCCAACGTTCCAGAAGCCAAGCACATGGAACAGGTTGCCTATCTAAAGGATGAGTTCGGCATCGGCCACGGGCACGCGAACGCGTTGGTTGCGGTTTATCGCCAGAAAAACGGCTTATAG
- a CDS encoding DUF1801 domain-containing protein, giving the protein MTLPVDIRAYNDAQSSEYLAICDSVADLIAKVLPQAEGKVWHGHPVWFIDQNPVVGYSIKKAGVQALFWSGQSFSKAGLSALGKFKAASFDVKNTDALAAVGFEDWLLEAAAIQWNYKDLPKKKALEPLFVI; this is encoded by the coding sequence ATGACTCTTCCTGTAGATATCCGTGCCTATAACGATGCACAGAGTTCTGAGTACCTAGCAATTTGTGATTCCGTTGCTGATCTGATTGCCAAGGTTTTGCCTCAGGCCGAGGGTAAAGTCTGGCATGGCCACCCGGTTTGGTTTATTGACCAAAATCCGGTGGTTGGCTACAGCATCAAAAAGGCTGGCGTGCAGGCGTTGTTCTGGAGCGGCCAGTCGTTTAGTAAGGCCGGTTTGTCTGCGCTCGGCAAGTTCAAGGCCGCCAGTTTTGATGTCAAAAATACCGATGCTCTCGCGGCTGTAGGTTTTGAAGATTGGTTGCTAGAGGCAGCTGCAATTCAGTGGAATTACAAAGACCTGCCAAAGAAGAAGGCTCTCGAGCCACTTTTTGTAATCTAA
- a CDS encoding glycine-rich domain-containing protein, which translates to MTRPIRRLVTTLALVTASALMMSGCTPQPSEENLGSIRIRTFNLVGAINKGLGEASGAVEGMADDVGGAINSGFKEAKNEAGIVGRTAMSSVTEEYRNAAGEIVDAVGTVISYLPTSWPTELGSGSYKTIVKSLDGAIKQGIKAVNGIAKKVKNMSAEEAEEAINTVLGNVGTPNPKIEVPGISNPPVPVASHLYVKIRPSQWEESNAVNLQIDMDFLGLKKYRIGFGCLGFPEGFEHAPKVSFNGGCDNPWKLMQQANVMANAVKGIASKVGNEIKGLESQIIKTLKSVAGDADNPRLIPAMLLDIPVNQILGMLSPGYSSSESSKTPSKNTSDADAEENSAAMDAMQEMGSSAAIAFTVPELAGLTFQLSSDLSPVAYFDNWNSDGQMDIGVELGLFGVVVAGVKMGCVTFGTKWEETPSFSFDGGCDKSWNVDFAAGGYTSSSYRVDSRTASGASGDIPVATPTVSVAATPDKSTGASGGTVSVITVGSRTYKVHTFTYESDSDFYIPDSMSETPIEYLLIGGGGSGASNNTNKETGVGGGGAGGVVTNLGRPVKFAPGTYRVVVGAGGTSSYREGNGLNGGNSSINGAGLVALGGGGGGRLDANGNSGGSGGGAGYREGFDNPGLSLERQGNSGGYGWRGCSSDACSAGGGGGGAGSAGLPASQGNGGIGGDGIINNITGKSVWYAAGGGGGGIGIGVGRRGISGDGGYPRSSGKNGKNGTGSGGGGAASGSNTKTQGGLGGSGIVIIRYEINNSGTLSTTAPGSTFTPGKF; encoded by the coding sequence ATGACTCGCCCAATCCGTCGCCTGGTCACAACTCTTGCACTAGTAACGGCCAGTGCGCTGATGATGTCAGGCTGCACACCGCAGCCTTCTGAAGAAAATTTGGGCAGCATTAGAATCCGAACCTTCAACTTGGTCGGCGCTATCAACAAGGGATTGGGTGAGGCATCGGGAGCTGTTGAGGGCATGGCCGACGATGTGGGCGGCGCTATCAACTCTGGCTTCAAAGAGGCCAAGAATGAGGCTGGCATAGTCGGTAGAACCGCGATGAGCTCGGTAACCGAAGAGTATCGAAATGCAGCCGGCGAGATTGTTGATGCTGTTGGAACTGTTATTTCATACCTGCCGACCTCATGGCCAACGGAGCTTGGTTCAGGATCATATAAAACCATCGTCAAGAGCCTAGATGGTGCTATCAAGCAGGGGATCAAAGCTGTCAATGGCATTGCCAAAAAAGTGAAGAACATGAGTGCCGAAGAGGCTGAGGAAGCCATCAACACAGTGCTTGGCAACGTTGGGACTCCAAACCCGAAGATTGAGGTTCCGGGTATCTCTAACCCGCCAGTTCCAGTGGCTTCTCACCTTTACGTGAAGATCCGCCCGAGCCAATGGGAGGAGTCCAACGCGGTGAATCTCCAAATCGACATGGACTTCCTCGGTCTCAAAAAGTATCGAATCGGTTTTGGTTGCCTAGGTTTCCCAGAAGGGTTTGAGCACGCTCCAAAGGTTAGTTTTAACGGAGGTTGCGACAACCCTTGGAAGTTGATGCAGCAGGCTAACGTGATGGCTAATGCCGTAAAGGGTATCGCCTCAAAAGTCGGCAATGAGATTAAGGGTCTTGAGTCTCAAATTATCAAGACCTTAAAGAGCGTTGCTGGTGATGCTGATAACCCTCGACTAATTCCTGCCATGCTTCTAGATATTCCGGTGAATCAAATTCTTGGGATGCTGAGCCCGGGCTACTCATCATCTGAGTCATCCAAAACCCCGAGCAAAAACACATCTGATGCCGACGCTGAAGAAAACTCAGCTGCGATGGATGCCATGCAAGAGATGGGCAGTAGTGCCGCGATTGCATTTACCGTTCCTGAGTTAGCGGGCCTTACTTTTCAGCTTTCATCAGATCTCTCACCAGTTGCCTACTTTGACAACTGGAACTCAGATGGCCAAATGGACATCGGTGTTGAACTTGGTCTCTTTGGTGTTGTTGTTGCCGGAGTAAAAATGGGCTGCGTCACCTTCGGCACCAAGTGGGAAGAAACGCCATCATTTAGTTTTGATGGCGGCTGTGACAAATCTTGGAATGTTGACTTTGCGGCCGGAGGGTACACCTCGAGCAGTTACCGCGTAGATAGCCGTACGGCATCTGGTGCGTCAGGCGACATCCCGGTTGCAACACCTACAGTGAGCGTTGCGGCGACACCAGACAAGTCAACCGGCGCATCTGGGGGAACTGTAAGTGTGATCACAGTTGGTTCAAGGACTTATAAGGTGCACACCTTCACCTACGAGTCCGACTCGGATTTCTACATTCCAGACTCCATGTCTGAAACCCCAATCGAGTACTTGCTAATCGGTGGTGGCGGTTCTGGTGCATCGAATAACACCAACAAAGAAACCGGTGTTGGCGGTGGTGGCGCCGGCGGCGTCGTCACAAACCTTGGTCGACCTGTCAAGTTTGCCCCTGGCACCTACCGAGTTGTCGTCGGTGCCGGCGGAACCAGCAGCTACCGTGAGGGCAACGGACTCAATGGCGGAAACTCGTCGATCAACGGAGCCGGCCTAGTTGCTCTGGGCGGTGGCGGTGGCGGTCGTCTTGACGCCAACGGAAACTCTGGTGGCTCGGGCGGTGGTGCGGGCTATCGCGAAGGCTTCGATAACCCTGGTTTGTCACTTGAGCGCCAAGGAAACTCTGGCGGTTATGGTTGGCGCGGATGTTCGTCGGACGCATGTAGTGCCGGCGGTGGCGGTGGCGGTGCCGGTAGCGCTGGACTTCCTGCTAGCCAGGGTAACGGCGGTATCGGTGGCGATGGAATTATTAACAACATCACCGGTAAGTCTGTTTGGTACGCAGCCGGCGGTGGCGGTGGCGGAATCGGCATCGGTGTTGGTCGTCGCGGAATCAGCGGCGACGGTGGTTATCCGCGCAGCTCTGGTAAAAACGGTAAAAACGGCACCGGTTCAGGTGGTGGCGGTGCTGCATCTGGCAGTAACACCAAGACTCAGGGCGGTCTCGGTGGCAGTGGAATCGTAATTATTCGCTACGAAATCAACAACTCAGGCACGCTATCAACCACGGCTCCGGGCAGCACCTTCACCCCAGGAAAGTTTTAA
- a CDS encoding TetR/AcrR family transcriptional regulator, with product MDEIVIKPDTKQLLLDAAQHELGLSGIEGFRIEAILGATGASFSSLYHHYKNRDGLITAALVSSFQAQVDLDVDAFLQAAKHASSSDDVVKLIRAGLDNALTEMGMTTRNRQLGVFAASLNRPELQNAIATAQRDTAIRIASVFSDLKSQGILPASADIEGFAWFSQQIVLGLKVTDLNTDDFSPARAAETALKAARGILAI from the coding sequence GTGGACGAGATTGTTATCAAACCAGACACCAAGCAGTTGCTGCTCGATGCAGCGCAGCATGAACTTGGCTTGAGCGGAATCGAGGGATTCAGGATTGAGGCTATCCTCGGCGCCACCGGGGCCTCATTTAGCTCTCTCTACCACCACTACAAAAACCGTGACGGTTTGATTACCGCGGCACTAGTATCAAGCTTTCAGGCTCAGGTTGACCTTGACGTAGATGCCTTTCTACAAGCGGCAAAGCATGCCAGCAGCAGCGATGATGTTGTCAAACTCATTAGGGCTGGCCTCGACAACGCGCTAACCGAGATGGGCATGACTACCCGAAACCGACAACTAGGGGTGTTTGCCGCAAGCCTAAATAGACCCGAATTGCAAAACGCCATCGCAACTGCCCAACGCGATACAGCAATCCGCATTGCATCAGTATTTTCAGACCTTAAATCACAAGGCATACTGCCAGCCAGTGCCGACATCGAAGGTTTTGCTTGGTTCTCTCAACAAATTGTTCTAGGACTCAAGGTCACTGACCTAAACACCGATGACTTCTCGCCGGCCCGGGCCGCAGAAACTGCGCTCAAGGCAGCTCGCGGAATTTTAGCTATCTAG
- a CDS encoding multidrug effflux MFS transporter, whose amino-acid sequence MPAIKKRQAATMGLISALGPFQFDMYLPALPALILYFSTTETMVQLTITASLLGMAFGQVLVGPITDALGRRRPLIIALSVFIVASLACLSAADVTWMVIARFILGFSAAAGFVIVNAFIRDMATGDNAAKLYSTQAAISSLAPVVAPLVGGQLLLFGDWHIVFIFLAFMGAAVMAFVAAYLPESLPIESRSELSFKATFTAWGHVLRDSRFVVLILLGGLLFGSVASFIAGAPFALQQGFGLTPTEYTYAFAMVTVIMFGANSLNRYLLKYVSSISLMRYGLAQALLAAAVMITINVFEIHSLVLTIVGYALAVSVMGFTMANIMGMAMREHAERAGVAAGLNGFATSLFGAMAAPLTSIVFGADVQGVGTFMSILLIAAALLGFFGLRNEVPVRH is encoded by the coding sequence ATGCCTGCGATAAAAAAGCGTCAAGCCGCGACCATGGGTCTTATTTCAGCCCTAGGTCCGTTTCAATTTGACATGTATCTTCCGGCGCTTCCGGCCCTAATTCTTTACTTCAGCACCACCGAAACCATGGTTCAACTGACCATTACTGCCAGCCTTCTGGGCATGGCATTTGGTCAGGTCCTGGTTGGTCCAATCACTGATGCACTCGGTCGCAGGCGCCCGCTAATAATTGCACTTTCAGTTTTCATCGTGGCCTCATTGGCCTGTCTTTCTGCAGCTGACGTCACCTGGATGGTCATAGCCAGATTCATTCTTGGATTCTCGGCGGCTGCCGGCTTTGTGATTGTCAACGCATTTATTCGCGATATGGCCACCGGTGATAACGCGGCAAAGCTTTACTCAACGCAGGCGGCAATATCTAGTCTTGCTCCGGTGGTAGCGCCTTTGGTTGGCGGCCAACTCTTGCTATTCGGCGACTGGCACATCGTCTTTATTTTCTTGGCTTTCATGGGAGCGGCGGTCATGGCCTTCGTAGCGGCCTACCTGCCTGAGAGTTTGCCGATCGAGTCACGCAGTGAGCTCAGTTTCAAAGCAACCTTCACCGCGTGGGGGCACGTGCTTCGTGACTCGCGCTTTGTGGTTTTGATTCTGCTCGGTGGGTTGCTGTTCGGTTCAGTAGCCAGTTTCATCGCTGGCGCACCTTTTGCACTTCAGCAGGGGTTTGGGCTTACACCAACTGAATACACTTATGCCTTTGCCATGGTCACGGTCATCATGTTTGGTGCAAACTCTCTAAACCGCTACCTCTTGAAGTACGTCTCGAGTATCAGCCTGATGCGCTACGGCTTGGCGCAAGCTTTGCTAGCTGCGGCTGTAATGATCACCATCAACGTGTTCGAGATTCACAGCTTGGTGCTCACCATCGTTGGTTACGCCCTTGCGGTTTCAGTGATGGGCTTCACCATGGCAAACATCATGGGGATGGCCATGCGTGAGCATGCCGAGCGAGCTGGCGTTGCTGCCGGCCTCAATGGTTTTGCGACGTCACTGTTTGGCGCAATGGCCGCCCCGCTAACCAGCATCGTATTTGGTGCCGATGTTCAGGGTGTCGGAACCTTTATGTCAATCTTGCTGATTGCTGCTGCGCTACTCGGATTCTTTGGCCTTCGCAACGAGGTCCCGGTTCGCCACTAG
- the hrpA gene encoding ATP-dependent RNA helicase HrpA has product MVELQISYPADLPVSQRRDEILEAIRNHQVVVIAGATGSGKTTQIPKMCLELGRTSIAHTQPRRIAARAVAERIAEELKVDLGGVVGYQVRFTDKVSAETKVKVMTDGILLNSMQRHRKLEQYDTIIIDEAHERSLNIDFLLGYIKQLLPKRPDLKVIITSATIDPESFSNHFGGAPIIEVSGRTYPIEVRYRPTAREAHDDTDPDEETTASDYIDGIIRGLKELQAEPEGDTLVFLSGESEIRDAQDAIEGSITNGTLVKGTEVLPLYGRLSAAEQHRVFEKSKLVGLRRRIILATNVAETSLTIPNIKYVIDAGTARISRYSPKAKVQRLPIEAISQASANQRAGRAGRTSPGVVIRLYGEDDFESRPAFTDPEILRTNLASVILQAANLGLGDITQFPFLQPPDPRGIKDGLGLLAELGAVDDAKGKNIRLTPIGRSLARLPMEPRFARMLLESKNFGLVREVMIIVAGLTIQDPRERPLAKRPQADLAHARFADPTSDFLSLLNLWNYLEEQQQKLSSSAFRRLCKNEYLNYLRVREWQDLIRQLKSIAKPLDLVVGSPKVDPDGIHKSLLAGLLSQIGLRQLTEKKGADLAKGGASKPAKGSSEYLGSNGKKFVIFPGSTVAKKAPAAIMSAELVETSRLFARMNAAIDPAWAEPLAGNLVRRSYSEPHWEKSQGSVVAYERVMLFGVPIVVSRRMQYSRIDASLCHELFIRHALVLGEWDSKQAFDRNNRALIKQLEANADRARKPQLAPDEDDIYRFYLERIPAEVFSTRNFEGWWRKAKHETPELLTMTRELLLGEDSAKPDENEHPREWLHNGQQLKLRYRFEPGATDDGVTVDVPLPLLASLRSDEFDWLVPGMRAELVTELLRSLPKAIRRNVVPAADWAAKALAVLPAEPTGSLLTTLAKTLQQLSGTKIDATDFDFSKLPTALKMTYRVVDAGGRTLGLGTDLLALQDKHAESGRGAVAQVVEKVHSPIERDGLKAWDFESLEKSIESKHGNNVVRAFPALVAAHDGVNIRLFSTESEQSLHHIRGVVALVVGAIASPAKYVESHLAQNEKLAISGLPYPNFNAFIDDVIAAVAEREIRRFEPTGRIFTKREFEQIRDAVSAIIVEQAFEVSALVTKIAVAAREANKAIGEVKSFDFLSVLTAEKAHVAELIQPKFVSSVGLDRLPRLVVYLQAIKQRMDKLIENSVRDRQATAELDQAVGLYVFAGGTFPLKAGASEKLVAARWLIEEFRISLFAQSLGTAESASVQRIKKVLS; this is encoded by the coding sequence ATGGTTGAGCTGCAAATTAGCTACCCGGCTGACCTACCGGTTAGTCAGCGCAGAGATGAAATTCTTGAGGCCATTCGCAATCATCAGGTTGTGGTTATTGCCGGCGCAACCGGTTCGGGTAAGACCACCCAGATTCCAAAAATGTGTCTCGAGCTTGGCCGCACCAGCATTGCCCACACTCAGCCGCGAAGAATTGCAGCACGTGCGGTAGCCGAGCGCATAGCCGAAGAGCTCAAAGTTGACTTGGGTGGCGTGGTTGGCTATCAGGTTAGGTTTACCGACAAAGTAAGCGCAGAGACCAAAGTCAAGGTAATGACCGATGGCATTTTGCTCAACTCAATGCAGCGTCACCGCAAGCTTGAGCAGTACGACACCATCATCATTGATGAGGCCCACGAGCGCAGCCTGAACATCGACTTTCTGCTCGGCTACATCAAGCAGTTGCTGCCAAAGCGGCCCGACCTCAAAGTCATCATTACGTCGGCCACAATTGATCCTGAGTCTTTTAGTAATCACTTTGGCGGAGCTCCGATTATCGAAGTTTCTGGCCGCACCTACCCCATCGAGGTGCGCTATCGGCCGACCGCTCGCGAGGCACACGATGACACTGACCCGGATGAAGAAACCACGGCATCTGATTACATCGATGGCATCATCCGTGGGCTAAAAGAGCTTCAGGCTGAGCCCGAGGGAGACACGCTTGTTTTCTTGTCGGGAGAGTCTGAGATTCGCGATGCGCAGGATGCAATCGAGGGCAGCATCACCAACGGAACTTTGGTCAAGGGAACCGAAGTTCTGCCGCTCTATGGTCGACTCAGCGCCGCCGAGCAGCATCGCGTGTTTGAAAAAAGCAAGTTGGTTGGCTTGCGCCGCCGAATTATTTTGGCCACGAACGTTGCCGAGACCAGCCTCACGATTCCGAACATCAAGTACGTGATTGATGCCGGTACTGCCCGAATCTCCAGGTACAGCCCAAAAGCTAAGGTGCAGCGACTGCCAATTGAGGCAATCTCGCAAGCCAGCGCCAATCAGCGTGCCGGTCGTGCCGGCCGCACCAGCCCGGGTGTGGTTATCCGTCTGTACGGCGAGGATGATTTTGAATCCCGACCAGCGTTTACTGACCCAGAGATTTTGCGCACCAATCTTGCCTCAGTAATTTTGCAGGCGGCCAATCTGGGTCTTGGCGACATCACTCAATTTCCGTTTTTGCAACCCCCTGACCCAAGGGGTATTAAAGATGGTCTTGGTTTATTGGCAGAGTTGGGTGCGGTTGATGATGCCAAGGGCAAGAATATCCGGCTTACCCCGATTGGCCGCAGCCTTGCCCGCCTGCCAATGGAGCCAAGGTTTGCCCGCATGCTTTTGGAGTCTAAAAACTTTGGCTTGGTGCGTGAGGTCATGATTATCGTGGCCGGGTTAACCATCCAAGACCCGCGTGAGCGCCCGCTGGCAAAGCGGCCGCAAGCAGATTTGGCGCACGCCAGATTTGCCGACCCAACCAGCGATTTTTTGAGCCTGCTAAACCTTTGGAACTACCTAGAGGAACAGCAGCAGAAACTGTCTTCATCGGCGTTTAGGCGGCTTTGTAAAAATGAGTACCTCAACTACCTTCGAGTGCGCGAGTGGCAAGACCTGATTCGTCAGCTCAAGTCAATTGCCAAGCCTCTTGATCTAGTTGTCGGTAGTCCAAAAGTTGACCCAGATGGCATTCATAAGAGTTTGCTTGCCGGCCTGTTGAGCCAGATTGGTTTGCGCCAGCTCACCGAGAAAAAGGGTGCCGACCTTGCAAAGGGTGGCGCGTCAAAGCCCGCGAAGGGGTCGAGTGAATACCTAGGGTCTAACGGCAAGAAATTCGTGATCTTCCCGGGGTCCACCGTTGCCAAAAAAGCACCGGCTGCCATCATGAGCGCTGAGTTGGTTGAAACCAGCCGTCTTTTTGCCCGGATGAACGCGGCGATTGATCCGGCTTGGGCTGAGCCGTTGGCCGGAAATTTGGTTCGGAGAAGTTACAGCGAACCGCATTGGGAAAAATCTCAAGGCTCGGTAGTTGCCTACGAGCGTGTGATGCTGTTTGGTGTGCCAATCGTGGTGTCTCGGCGCATGCAGTATTCACGAATCGACGCTTCGCTCTGCCACGAATTATTTATTCGGCACGCATTGGTTTTGGGGGAGTGGGACTCAAAGCAGGCATTTGACCGAAATAATCGCGCGCTTATTAAGCAGCTTGAAGCCAATGCAGATCGGGCCCGCAAGCCGCAGTTGGCACCGGACGAAGACGACATTTACCGTTTCTATCTCGAGCGGATCCCGGCAGAGGTTTTCTCGACTCGCAATTTTGAGGGTTGGTGGCGCAAGGCCAAGCACGAGACCCCAGAGCTTTTGACTATGACCCGAGAACTGCTTTTGGGTGAAGATTCTGCCAAACCTGATGAGAATGAGCACCCTCGTGAGTGGCTGCACAATGGTCAGCAGTTGAAGTTGCGCTACCGGTTTGAGCCCGGTGCCACCGATGATGGAGTCACGGTTGATGTGCCGCTGCCGCTGTTGGCTAGCCTAAGGTCAGACGAATTTGATTGGCTGGTGCCGGGCATGCGTGCCGAATTGGTGACAGAGTTGCTGAGGTCGCTGCCAAAGGCTATTCGCCGCAACGTTGTGCCGGCAGCTGACTGGGCGGCAAAAGCCCTGGCTGTCTTGCCAGCTGAGCCCACCGGAAGTTTGCTGACTACGCTAGCCAAAACGCTTCAGCAACTGAGTGGCACCAAGATTGACGCAACCGATTTTGACTTTAGCAAACTGCCTACTGCGCTCAAAATGACATATCGCGTGGTTGATGCTGGTGGGCGAACCTTGGGTCTCGGAACAGATCTCTTGGCGCTCCAGGACAAGCACGCTGAAAGTGGTCGCGGAGCCGTGGCCCAGGTCGTTGAGAAAGTCCACTCGCCAATTGAGCGAGATGGTCTCAAGGCTTGGGACTTTGAATCTCTCGAGAAAAGCATCGAGTCGAAGCACGGCAATAATGTTGTTCGAGCTTTTCCGGCGCTGGTTGCCGCACACGATGGCGTGAATATCAGGCTCTTTTCAACCGAATCAGAGCAGTCGTTGCACCACATCCGTGGAGTTGTTGCATTGGTTGTTGGCGCAATTGCCAGCCCAGCAAAATACGTTGAATCTCACCTGGCGCAAAATGAAAAGCTGGCGATTTCCGGATTGCCGTACCCAAACTTCAACGCATTCATCGATGACGTGATTGCTGCTGTTGCTGAGCGAGAAATTCGGCGGTTTGAGCCAACTGGGCGAATCTTTACCAAACGAGAATTTGAGCAGATCAGAGATGCGGTTTCGGCAATTATTGTCGAGCAGGCATTCGAGGTTTCTGCGCTGGTTACCAAGATTGCTGTCGCAGCGCGCGAGGCAAATAAGGCCATCGGTGAAGTCAAGTCGTTTGATTTCTTGTCAGTGCTCACAGCTGAAAAGGCCCATGTTGCCGAGCTCATTCAGCCAAAGTTTGTCAGTTCAGTTGGGCTTGATCGGTTGCCGCGCCTGGTGGTCTACCTGCAGGCAATCAAACAGCGCATGGATAAATTGATCGAGAATTCGGTTCGCGATCGACAGGCCACGGCCGAATTGGACCAAGCTGTTGGCCTTTACGTTTTTGCCGGTGGAACCTTTCCGCTAAAGGCAGGTGCGTCAGAAAAGTTGGTGGCAGCCCGTTGGCTCATCGAAGAGTTTAGAATTAGCCTCTTTGCTCAATCTCTGGGCACAGCCGAATCTGCATCGGTGCAAAGAATTAAAAAAGTTTTGTCTTAA
- a CDS encoding DUF3817 domain-containing protein, with translation MISPRSLFRAFALSEGVTWTLLLSGLAAKAWLGAPDPVVTVVGGIHGAVFLGYAFVSALVGVNQRWGLARTVLAVALAIVPYATIPFEKQVERTGRLKGDWRREHSGDARDDHWFDRLYRWFILRPFVLTATLLLGVVVIFAMLLLIGPPGGWTAND, from the coding sequence ATGATCTCACCTCGCAGCCTTTTTCGCGCCTTTGCACTGAGCGAAGGTGTTACTTGGACCCTACTTCTATCTGGTTTGGCAGCAAAGGCCTGGCTCGGTGCCCCGGATCCGGTGGTGACAGTGGTCGGTGGCATTCACGGAGCTGTGTTCTTGGGCTACGCATTTGTTTCTGCACTTGTCGGTGTAAACCAGCGATGGGGTCTGGCGAGAACTGTCTTGGCAGTTGCACTAGCGATTGTGCCGTACGCGACCATCCCGTTTGAAAAGCAGGTTGAACGCACCGGAAGGTTGAAGGGTGACTGGCGTCGCGAACATTCAGGTGATGCCCGTGATGACCACTGGTTTGACCGCCTCTACCGCTGGTTTATTTTGCGCCCGTTTGTGCTTACCGCGACTCTGCTTTTGGGAGTGGTCGTTATCTTTGCGATGTTGCTTTTGATCGGCCCGCCCGGTGGCTGGACCGCTAATGACTAA